The stretch of DNA GTAAGATCATCAGGCCCGGTGATGGCGTTGGGCAGACAGTCGAGCGGATCGCAGGTCGGGCCATAGGCCATGTAGGCGCAGGTGAGTGGCTGGCGTGGATCGATGATGCGGTAGGGGGGCGACAGACGTTTTGTCTGGCTATATTCCATGAGCGCCCCGTAGATCCCGTCATTCAGATAGATCTCGGCTGTGTCCCGTTTGACGAGCTTGACCTGCGCCAGGAGCGAAAAGGCTTCGCAAACCAGCGCACGGCCGGGTTCCGCCTCGAGCGCCGGCTTATGGCTGGGGAAGGCCTCATCGCGCGCCTCGAGGATCGCGGCGAAGATCTCTTCGAGCGCCGGTGTGGGAAGGCTTGGATATCGCGCTGGAAAACCGCCGCCCACATTCAGGATGTCGAGCTTCACCTCTGCGGTCTCGGCGATCTCGGCGGCAAGCTTGATATGGCGGCGATAGGCGTCGGGCTCTATGCATTGCGAGCCGGGATGGAAGGTGAGCAGCGGTCGCATGCCCCGTTCTGCGGCGGCGCGCAGCAGCTGTGCGGCATGCTCGGGCATGGCGCCGAATTTCGTGCTGAAATCATGAACCGCGCCCTTATGAGCGGTCATCCGGAAACGGATGGCGATCTCGGCCGGTCCTCGTGATCCCACCACGTCACAGATCTTGTTGAGCTCCGCCGGATGATCGACTGAGAACCGGCGCACCCCGAACTGCTCGAAGGCGCGGGCGATCTCGGCGCGCGACTTGACGGGATTGTGGTAGTGACACGTGGCATCGGGCGCGAGCGACTTCACCAGCGCGATTTCATCCACCGATGCCGTGTCGAACTGGTTGATGCCGGCGGCCGCCAAGGCCCGCAGCACTGGCTTGGCCGGATTGGCCTTCACCGCATAGGCAACCGTGCCGGGAAAGCTGGCGAAACGCCGAACGGCCTGCGTCAGGCGGTCGGGCGCGAAGCAGAGCACGGGATCTTCCGGCCGAAGCAGCCTTGCCACATCGCCCGCATCGCGCAGCACAGGGTTGGCCTCGCTGATCAGGTGAATGACGTGGTTGGCTTCCGGGCCGCCGATGGTCTGCTGCGTCATACCGGTCTCCTGTCCGCTGTCCTCTGCGCAACCGAACCGCATTTCGCCGCCGGCAAACAGACGTTAATCTGCTTGGAATTGACGTGATGCGCTGCGATCTGACATAACTCGCCGTCGAAATGACGGATCAACTCTCCCCCAAGGACCTTCAGCTCATCGATCTTCTTCGCGTGAATGCGCGTGAGCCCGTCTCCGCACTTGCGC from Rhodoligotrophos sp. CJ14 encodes:
- a CDS encoding type III PLP-dependent enzyme — protein: MTQQTIGGPEANHVIHLISEANPVLRDAGDVARLLRPEDPVLCFAPDRLTQAVRRFASFPGTVAYAVKANPAKPVLRALAAAGINQFDTASVDEIALVKSLAPDATCHYHNPVKSRAEIARAFEQFGVRRFSVDHPAELNKICDVVGSRGPAEIAIRFRMTAHKGAVHDFSTKFGAMPEHAAQLLRAAAERGMRPLLTFHPGSQCIEPDAYRRHIKLAAEIAETAEVKLDILNVGGGFPARYPSLPTPALEEIFAAILEARDEAFPSHKPALEAEPGRALVCEAFSLLAQVKLVKRDTAEIYLNDGIYGALMEYSQTKRLSPPYRIIDPRQPLTCAYMAYGPTCDPLDCLPNAITGPDDLTEGDYIELGNVGAYGEATVTRFNGYGKLATVTVESVV